A DNA window from Thiothrix subterranea contains the following coding sequences:
- a CDS encoding c-type cytochrome produces MKALSLLGIALIALAQATAPAFAEEKAADAAKPEAAAEAPKADAATDAPAADAAKIDGEKVYKGLCMSCHDAGVAGSPKLGDKAAWEPRIATGMDALYESSLKGKGVMPAKGGNPALSDDEVKAAVDYMVAQVK; encoded by the coding sequence ATGAAAGCATTAAGCCTGTTGGGTATTGCCCTGATCGCACTCGCTCAAGCCACTGCCCCGGCATTTGCCGAAGAAAAAGCAGCGGATGCCGCTAAACCCGAAGCAGCGGCGGAAGCCCCTAAAGCAGACGCGGCGACCGATGCCCCTGCTGCGGATGCGGCTAAAATCGACGGTGAAAAAGTTTACAAAGGTCTGTGCATGAGCTGCCATGACGCGGGCGTGGCTGGTTCACCGAAACTGGGCGATAAAGCCGCATGGGAACCGCGCATTGCAACGGGTATGGATGCACTTTACGAATCCAGCCTCAAGGGTAAAGGTGTGATGCCCGCTAAAGGCGGCAACCCGGCACTGTCTGATGATGAAGTCAAAGCAGCCGTTGATTACATGGTTGCCCAAGTCAAGTAA
- the tnpA gene encoding IS66 family insertion sequence element accessory protein TnpA, producing the protein MKRPHRRASEWQTLISQWQASGLSAPAFCEQHSIGYASFCQWRQRLRSADGVEEPAVSANTFIDLGALSAGHAALGQGWHIVLSLGNGVELRLSQR; encoded by the coding sequence ATGAAACGCCCTCACCGCCGTGCCAGCGAATGGCAAACCCTCATCAGCCAATGGCAAGCCAGCGGCTTATCCGCCCCGGCATTTTGTGAACAGCACAGTATCGGTTACGCCAGTTTTTGCCAATGGCGGCAGCGTCTACGCTCCGCAGATGGCGTGGAGGAACCAGCCGTTTCCGCCAATACCTTCATCGACTTGGGAGCATTATCGGCGGGTCATGCCGCGCTGGGGCAAGGCTGGCACATTGTGCTGAGTTTGGGGAATGGTGTTGAACTACGCCTGAGCCAACGCTGA
- the tnpB gene encoding IS66 family insertion sequence element accessory protein TnpB (TnpB, as the term is used for proteins encoded by IS66 family insertion elements, is considered an accessory protein, since TnpC, encoded by a neighboring gene, is a DDE family transposase.) has translation MFAPAATARIWLCTQATDMRKSFTGLTALVKNQLGQNPLSGHYFVFVNLRKTQMKILYFEPSGYCLWSQRLEQGQYRVQPTTSGQRELTRTDLQLILAGIEVQKSRQFKRYQYPVQPHSGTISP, from the coding sequence ATGTTTGCCCCCGCAGCCACCGCCCGCATCTGGCTATGCACCCAAGCCACCGACATGCGCAAAAGCTTTACGGGGCTGACCGCTTTGGTGAAAAACCAGTTAGGGCAAAATCCCCTGAGTGGGCATTATTTCGTGTTTGTGAACCTGCGTAAAACCCAGATGAAGATCCTCTATTTTGAACCCAGCGGCTATTGCTTATGGAGCCAACGCCTGGAGCAGGGGCAATACCGGGTGCAGCCGACAACTAGCGGGCAGCGCGAACTGACCCGGACGGATTTGCAGTTGATTTTAGCAGGCATTGAGGTGCAAAAATCCAGACAATTCAAGCGTTACCAGTATCCTGTGCAGCCACATTCTGGTACAATAAGCCCATGA
- the tnpC gene encoding IS66 family transposase → MPPIVAEMLALREENAALKQDIAELKRQLAWFRQHAFGSKSEKRPVEIPVAQLPLFAPAATPVAAPEGESITVTYQRGKAPKLRPDDCVNDSGLRFTADVPVKVIHLTPPELQGEEADQYEVIGTQVTHRVAQRPASYLILQYERPVIKRKGSASASLSNPPLPSPAPANVLERSVTDVSFLVGMLVDKFQYHLPLYRQHQRLTQAGITLSRTTLTNAVKRTIDLLKPIAEAQLASVLQSKLLAMDETPIKASPAGNGKMKQGYFWPLYGDQDEIVFTFSASRGRQHIEKTLRQQFSGTLLSDGYRAYASYVNANDKITHAQCWVHSRRTFIAAETAEPQAVRQALDTIAALYQHEARINEKKLDGEAKRTYRLTHSKPLVDQFFEWCQTQLQRADLIPSNPLTKALGYVIRREHELRVFLEDPDVPMDTNHIERALRPIPMGRKNWLFCWTELGAEHVGIIQSLITTCRLHDINPYVYLMDVLLRVSEHPASQVQDLTPRCWKQRFADKPLRSDLFADVNDGLE, encoded by the coding sequence ATGCCGCCGATTGTGGCGGAAATGCTGGCGTTGCGTGAGGAAAATGCTGCCCTGAAACAGGATATAGCCGAATTAAAACGCCAATTAGCGTGGTTCAGGCAACATGCCTTTGGCAGCAAATCGGAAAAGCGTCCGGTTGAGATACCGGTGGCGCAGTTGCCGTTGTTTGCCCCCGCCGCCACCCCGGTTGCCGCACCCGAGGGTGAAAGCATTACCGTCACCTACCAACGCGGCAAAGCCCCCAAGCTGCGCCCCGATGACTGCGTGAATGACAGCGGGTTACGCTTTACCGCCGATGTCCCGGTCAAGGTGATTCACCTCACCCCGCCGGAACTTCAGGGGGAAGAGGCTGACCAGTATGAGGTGATCGGCACCCAGGTGACCCATCGGGTGGCGCAACGCCCTGCCAGCTACCTGATCCTGCAATACGAGCGCCCCGTCATCAAACGTAAGGGCAGTGCTTCGGCTTCGCTCAGCAACCCACCGCTTCCCAGCCCTGCACCCGCCAACGTGCTGGAACGCAGCGTCACCGATGTCAGCTTTTTGGTGGGGATGTTGGTCGACAAGTTCCAGTATCACCTGCCCCTGTACCGCCAGCACCAACGCCTGACCCAAGCGGGGATCACCCTCAGCCGCACGACGCTGACCAATGCGGTGAAACGCACCATCGACCTACTCAAACCCATTGCCGAAGCGCAACTCGCCAGCGTACTGCAAAGCAAGCTGCTGGCGATGGACGAAACCCCCATCAAAGCCAGCCCCGCAGGCAACGGCAAGATGAAGCAAGGCTACTTCTGGCCGCTGTACGGGGATCAGGACGAAATCGTCTTCACCTTCTCCGCCAGCCGTGGGCGGCAACACATTGAAAAGACCCTTCGCCAACAGTTCAGCGGCACACTGCTCAGCGACGGTTACCGTGCTTATGCCAGTTACGTCAACGCCAATGACAAGATTACCCATGCCCAATGCTGGGTACACAGCCGTCGCACCTTCATTGCCGCCGAAACCGCTGAACCACAAGCGGTGCGTCAGGCACTGGACACCATCGCGGCACTCTATCAGCACGAAGCCCGGATTAACGAGAAAAAACTCGACGGGGAAGCCAAACGTACCTACCGCCTCACCCACAGCAAGCCGTTGGTCGACCAGTTCTTTGAATGGTGCCAAACCCAATTACAACGTGCCGATTTAATCCCCTCCAACCCGCTCACCAAAGCCCTTGGTTATGTCATCCGCCGCGAACACGAACTGCGCGTGTTTCTGGAAGATCCCGACGTGCCAATGGATACCAACCACATCGAACGCGCCCTGCGCCCCATCCCCATGGGCAGGAAAAACTGGTTGTTCTGCTGGACAGAACTCGGCGCGGAACACGTGGGCATCATCCAAAGCCTGATCACCACCTGCCGCCTGCATGACATTAACCCGTATGTCTATCTGATGGATGTTCTGTTGCGCGTTAGTGAGCATCCCGCTTCTCAGGTACAAGACCTTACGCCAAGATGTTGGAAACAACGGTTTGCGGATAAGCCATTGCGCTCGGATTTGTTTGCGGATGTCAACGACGGGCTAGAATGA
- a CDS encoding peptide chain release factor 3, producing MTDRLTETARRRTFAIISHPDAGKTTMTEKVLLFGGAIQLAGTIKGRKAGRHATSDWMTMEKERGISVTSSVMQFPYDGRIVNLLDTPGHEDFSEDTYRVLTAVDSALMVIDVAKGVEERTIKLMEVCRLRDTPIMTFINKLDREGKEPIELLDEVETVLNIQCAPITWPIGMGKRLKGIYHLYADKVILYKPSTERRQDYDEIQGLDNPELDKLLGTQADELREEIELVKGASHEFDLQAYLDGKLTPVYFGTALNSFGIRELLDGFVENAPAPQARPTTTRKVEAAEEPFTGFVFKIQANMDPQHRDRMAFMRICSGKFEKGMKVKHVRIGKDVKIPDALTFMASDREHVEDAYPGDIIGLHNHGSIRIGDTFTMGENLQFTGIPNFAPELFRRAQLRDPLKMKQLQKGLEQLCEEGATQLFKPINNNDLILGAVGVLQFDVVAQRLKDEYKVDAMFEGVNVQTARWVTSTNEKKFEEFKTKAAQNLAYDHAGELVYIAPTRINLQMAQEKWPDIKFHSTREHGVATG from the coding sequence ATGACCGACCGCCTAACCGAAACCGCCCGCCGCCGCACCTTCGCCATCATTTCCCACCCGGATGCCGGTAAAACCACCATGACCGAAAAGGTGTTGCTGTTCGGGGGTGCAATCCAGCTTGCAGGCACGATCAAAGGGCGCAAAGCCGGTCGCCACGCCACCTCCGACTGGATGACGATGGAAAAGGAACGCGGCATTTCCGTTACCTCATCCGTGATGCAGTTCCCCTACGACGGGCGCATCGTCAACTTGCTCGACACGCCGGGGCATGAAGACTTCTCGGAAGACACCTACCGCGTGTTAACTGCTGTCGACTCCGCCCTAATGGTCATCGACGTAGCCAAAGGTGTCGAAGAACGCACCATCAAACTCATGGAAGTGTGCCGCCTGCGCGACACCCCGATCATGACCTTCATCAACAAGCTCGACCGCGAAGGCAAAGAACCCATCGAGTTGCTGGATGAAGTCGAAACCGTCCTCAATATCCAATGCGCCCCGATCACCTGGCCTATCGGCATGGGCAAACGCCTCAAAGGGATTTACCACCTCTACGCCGACAAAGTAATCCTCTACAAACCCAGCACCGAACGCCGTCAGGATTACGATGAAATCCAAGGGCTAGACAACCCCGAACTCGACAAACTGCTCGGCACACAAGCCGACGAATTACGCGAAGAAATCGAGCTGGTGAAAGGCGCAAGCCACGAATTCGATCTGCAAGCCTACCTCGACGGCAAACTCACCCCCGTCTATTTCGGCACGGCCTTAAACAGCTTCGGCATCCGCGAATTGCTGGACGGTTTCGTGGAAAACGCCCCCGCCCCGCAAGCCCGCCCGACCACCACCCGTAAAGTCGAAGCAGCCGAAGAACCATTCACCGGCTTCGTTTTCAAAATCCAAGCGAATATGGACCCGCAACACCGCGACCGTATGGCATTCATGCGCATCTGTTCCGGCAAGTTTGAGAAAGGCATGAAGGTCAAACACGTCCGCATCGGCAAGGATGTGAAAATCCCCGATGCACTTACCTTCATGGCATCCGACCGCGAACATGTCGAAGACGCTTACCCCGGCGACATTATCGGCTTGCACAACCACGGCAGCATCCGCATCGGCGACACCTTCACGATGGGCGAAAACCTGCAATTCACCGGCATCCCCAACTTTGCACCGGAACTGTTTCGCCGTGCGCAACTCCGTGACCCGCTGAAAATGAAGCAGCTCCAAAAAGGTTTGGAGCAATTGTGCGAAGAGGGCGCAACCCAGCTTTTCAAACCGATCAATAATAACGACCTGATTCTCGGCGCGGTTGGTGTATTGCAGTTCGACGTGGTGGCGCAACGCCTCAAAGACGAATACAAAGTCGATGCCATGTTTGAAGGCGTGAACGTGCAAACCGCTCGTTGGGTTACGTCCACCAACGAAAAGAAGTTTGAGGAATTCAAAACGAAAGCGGCACAGAATTTAGCTTACGACCATGCGGGCGAGCTGGTCTACATCGCCCCAACCCGCATCAACCTGCAAATGGCGCAGGAAAAATGGCCGGACATTAAGTTCCATTCCACCCGTGAGCATGGCGTGGCAACAGGCTAA
- a CDS encoding transposase has translation MQEPGATATTYRLHIAIDLINLSLHQVEVTTDKEGENLDHYTLAAGDVVLIDRGYNQPKTLVPFIDRGGDVVLRYNVHSMNLYEDGEGDDAGRLVKIDWYTRLRKLGKRPSCVPVWLCHGNKRIQGYLHAIPYPKKKPHKRGAKPNNAPKTRDATPARKPFA, from the coding sequence GTGCAAGAACCGGGTGCGACAGCCACGACGTACCGCCTGCATATCGCCATTGATTTGATCAACCTCAGCCTGCATCAAGTGGAAGTCACTACCGATAAAGAAGGCGAAAACCTCGACCATTACACGCTGGCAGCAGGCGATGTGGTGCTGATTGACCGGGGTTATAACCAACCCAAAACGCTTGTCCCTTTCATCGACCGAGGCGGTGATGTGGTATTACGCTACAACGTCCACAGCATGAACCTGTATGAAGATGGCGAAGGAGATGATGCCGGACGCCTAGTCAAAATCGACTGGTACACGCGCTTACGCAAGCTGGGCAAACGCCCCAGTTGTGTGCCGGTTTGGTTATGTCATGGCAACAAACGCATCCAGGGCTACCTTCACGCGATCCCTTACCCGAAGAAAAAGCCGCACAAGCGCGGCGCAAAGCCAAACAACGCGCCAAAGACAAGGGACGCAACCCCAGCACGGAAGCCCTTTGCCTGA
- a CDS encoding transposase, with protein MSEWVLIFTSLPPEVLCTTTASALYRVRWQVELVIKRLKSLLNVDELRAHKGSKLAELYLHGKLLYAAVLEKMTQSRFANAKRKLDNPRRLTDWRLWKTVANDLNAGIKACFPVDARFEDDNIKSLSERPRKRTLQCLPSPILALLNQCREMALSRV; from the coding sequence CTGAGCGAATGGGTACTGATTTTCACGTCATTACCGCCTGAAGTCCTGTGTACCACCACCGCATCCGCACTCTACCGTGTCCGCTGGCAGGTTGAATTGGTGATCAAACGTCTCAAAAGTTTGCTGAATGTCGATGAGCTACGGGCGCACAAAGGCTCAAAACTGGCTGAACTGTATCTACACGGCAAATTATTGTACGCCGCCGTGCTGGAAAAGATGACGCAAAGTCGCTTTGCCAATGCCAAACGTAAACTCGATAACCCCCGCCGACTCACCGATTGGCGACTTTGGAAAACCGTCGCGAATGACCTCAACGCGGGCATCAAAGCCTGTTTCCCTGTTGATGCCCGCTTTGAGGATGACAACATCAAGAGTTTGAGCGAACGCCCCAGAAAGCGGACGTTGCAATGTTTGCCCAGCCCCATTCTTGCTCTGTTGAACCAATGCCGAGAAATGGCGTTGAGCCGTGTTTAA
- a CDS encoding XisI protein: MDKLMLYRQAIKNLLKEYADLSAADKEVDTQLLFDETHDHYQLMHVGWINGQRIYGSVIHLDLIHGKVWLQHNGTEGDIAQELMAGGVAREDIVLGFRSPAVRVHTGYAVA; encoded by the coding sequence ATGGATAAGTTAATGCTGTATCGTCAAGCTATTAAAAATCTGCTTAAAGAATATGCTGATCTTTCCGCAGCGGATAAAGAGGTGGATACCCAACTGTTGTTTGATGAAACTCATGACCACTATCAACTCATGCATGTTGGTTGGATAAATGGGCAGCGAATCTACGGTTCAGTTATTCACTTGGATTTAATCCATGGTAAAGTTTGGCTGCAACACAATGGCACGGAAGGCGATATTGCTCAGGAATTGATGGCTGGTGGTGTGGCACGGGAAGATATTGTGCTGGGGTTCCGCTCACCTGCGGTGCGTGTGCATACGGGGTATGCGGTCGCTTGA
- a CDS encoding plasmid stabilization protein, translated as MDIVVVAPISAVQNGSIEEKPVLFSPTPRKDFGTLLHQRVMVLTGGDDLQTPVRSLPRVAPDFADD; from the coding sequence ATGGATATTGTAGTGGTCGCGCCTATCAGTGCTGTGCAAAATGGTTCGATTGAAGAGAAGCCAGTTTTGTTTTCACCAACACCACGGAAAGATTTTGGAACGCTATTACACCAGCGTGTGATGGTGTTGACGGGTGGGGACGATTTACAGACTCCGGTTCGTTCTCTTCCGCGTGTTGCCCCTGATTTTGCCGATGATTAG
- a CDS encoding transglycosylase SLT domain-containing protein, whose amino-acid sequence MKKIVKKFGSVWLVVGFLCLPPSVFAAEAEPANCLNFNAKTLNQHASAYQAGIKKAANRYSVNPSLIKAVIATGSCFNHAYVSPKGTVGLMQLQMDTAKRFGASDVFNPEANIDAGTRYLSYLLRRYQGSIAEVLAAYVANSGTLWHEPELPVALELIQEPVKQHLATLLKLDSNKKANRQAVALLKKWAKSTKVYHTALAALPRPDIKAAKTWFQSRLTKVHYPRTPEARGCGGFSAKTLQTKAAPYDDIIQQSAKRHGVNPALVKAVIAAESCYREMVVSYKGASGLMQLMPETAAELGVLDIFDPQENINAGTRYLGWLLRRYDGSVSHAIAAYNAGPGRIEQGAPITIAFTETRGYIRNVLTNMTKLEQGKQSIEQARLLLAGWEQAELAYQAALSGETLAVAEPETVAASAETPELNPEMTLAFIRTEKVSPTEASAETQPNLHLISTLDQGIAEGIVRVKHVSTAELVPTEAMIDPEPLPSVPLAIPQEPPAPPALQACEVMPAALLAQTEQRGSGRYGAFFYAVQAGDTLEQVVVKLGVNAEAVMQLNNVAWDEPLRAGGQLKVAECARGL is encoded by the coding sequence ATGAAAAAAATAGTAAAAAAATTCGGTTCAGTGTGGCTGGTCGTGGGTTTTCTGTGTTTGCCGCCCAGTGTGTTCGCGGCAGAAGCAGAACCTGCGAATTGCTTAAATTTCAATGCGAAAACCCTCAATCAGCACGCCAGCGCGTATCAAGCAGGCATTAAAAAAGCTGCTAACCGTTACAGCGTTAACCCGTCGCTGATCAAGGCGGTGATTGCTACCGGGAGCTGCTTTAATCATGCTTATGTTTCGCCCAAGGGGACGGTGGGCTTGATGCAATTGCAGATGGATACCGCTAAGCGTTTCGGGGCATCGGATGTCTTCAACCCAGAAGCCAATATTGATGCGGGAACGCGCTACCTCAGTTATTTGCTCCGACGTTACCAAGGCAGCATCGCGGAGGTATTGGCAGCGTATGTTGCCAACAGCGGCACGCTTTGGCATGAGCCGGAGTTACCCGTGGCACTTGAGCTGATTCAAGAACCGGTTAAACAACACTTAGCGACCCTGCTCAAGCTCGACAGCAATAAGAAAGCCAATCGCCAAGCGGTGGCATTACTGAAAAAATGGGCAAAGTCCACCAAAGTCTATCACACCGCTTTAGCAGCGTTGCCACGCCCGGATATTAAAGCCGCTAAAACGTGGTTTCAGTCGCGTTTAACCAAGGTGCACTACCCGCGCACGCCCGAAGCCAGAGGGTGTGGTGGTTTCAGTGCCAAAACCTTGCAAACGAAAGCTGCACCGTATGACGACATTATTCAACAGTCCGCCAAACGTCACGGGGTGAACCCTGCGCTTGTCAAGGCGGTGATTGCCGCCGAGAGTTGTTACCGGGAAATGGTGGTGTCCTACAAAGGCGCGTCGGGTTTGATGCAATTAATGCCGGAAACGGCGGCAGAGCTGGGAGTGCTTGATATTTTTGACCCACAGGAAAATATTAACGCTGGTACGCGCTACCTCGGTTGGTTATTGCGGCGTTACGACGGCAGCGTGTCTCATGCGATTGCGGCCTACAACGCAGGGCCGGGCAGGATAGAGCAGGGCGCACCCATTACGATTGCGTTTACCGAAACCCGTGGTTATATCCGTAATGTGCTAACCAATATGACTAAGTTGGAACAAGGTAAACAATCCATTGAACAGGCTCGCTTGCTATTAGCCGGTTGGGAACAGGCTGAGCTGGCGTATCAAGCCGCATTGTCCGGTGAAACGCTGGCGGTCGCTGAGCCGGAAACCGTTGCTGCTTCAGCAGAAACGCCAGAACTTAACCCTGAAATGACCTTGGCATTTATACGCACTGAAAAGGTTTCGCCGACTGAGGCAAGTGCCGAGACACAGCCAAATTTGCACCTGATTTCAACGCTTGATCAGGGGATTGCTGAAGGGATTGTGCGGGTCAAGCATGTGAGCACTGCTGAATTAGTGCCAACAGAAGCCATGATTGATCCCGAACCGTTACCGTCGGTGCCACTAGCAATTCCACAAGAACCGCCAGCGCCACCGGCTTTGCAAGCCTGTGAGGTTATGCCAGCGGCTTTGCTTGCGCAAACGGAGCAGCGTGGCAGCGGGCGTTATGGGGCATTTTTTTACGCTGTCCAAGCGGGTGATACCTTGGAACAGGTGGTGGTGAAGCTTGGCGTTAATGCCGAAGCGGTTATGCAGCTCAATAATGTTGCGTGGGATGAGCCATTGCGGGCAGGTGGGCAATTGAAGGTCGCGGAGTGTGCGCGGGGGTTGTAA
- a CDS encoding ferritin-like domain-containing protein: MQNLYRAAHACLMQADIDQKLVGAQQLYTAWQQGDLLRDNGSNFPVQPILIPGRPTKPELVHPKQVKQRKLSTPEGRRALLHAVAHIEFNAINLALDAVYRFRELPDAYYGDWLQVAAEEAYHFSLLRARMQDFSCAYGDLPAHNGLWEQACKTDHDVLVRMALVPRVLEARGLDVTPGMMQRLREVDDAETVEILIIILRDEIGHVRIGSRWFHYCCAQRGLEPDATFRQLLREALPAPLRGPFYTEARLQAGFSAEELEQLVDMEKNWV; the protein is encoded by the coding sequence ATGCAAAACCTCTACCGAGCAGCTCACGCCTGCTTAATGCAAGCGGATATTGATCAGAAATTGGTCGGTGCGCAGCAACTCTACACAGCTTGGCAACAGGGCGACTTATTGCGCGATAATGGGTCGAATTTTCCGGTGCAGCCTATTTTGATTCCCGGTCGCCCCACCAAGCCGGAATTGGTGCACCCCAAGCAGGTGAAACAGCGCAAACTCAGCACCCCAGAAGGGCGACGGGCATTATTACACGCGGTTGCGCACATTGAATTTAATGCGATTAATTTGGCGCTGGATGCGGTCTACCGTTTTCGCGAATTACCGGATGCTTATTACGGCGATTGGTTACAAGTCGCGGCGGAAGAGGCTTACCATTTCAGTTTATTACGCGCCCGGATGCAGGATTTTTCTTGCGCTTATGGTGACTTACCCGCGCACAATGGCCTGTGGGAACAAGCCTGTAAAACCGACCATGATGTGCTGGTGCGGATGGCATTGGTGCCGCGAGTGCTCGAAGCCCGTGGGCTGGATGTTACCCCCGGTATGATGCAGCGTTTACGCGAAGTCGACGATGCCGAAACCGTTGAAATATTAATAATTATTCTGCGAGATGAAATCGGGCATGTGCGGATTGGCTCGCGTTGGTTTCATTACTGTTGTGCGCAACGTGGCTTAGAACCCGATGCCACTTTCCGGCAATTACTCCGTGAAGCTTTGCCCGCGCCGTTGCGTGGCCCGTTTTATACCGAGGCACGTTTGCAGGCAGGTTTTAGCGCCGAAGAATTGGAGCAGTTGGTCGACATGGAAAAAAATTGGGTTTAG
- a CDS encoding glycerate kinase type-2 family protein, translating into MTDHRTLLLEMYAAGLSAVNGEMAVYQALLAKGKREACHVVAIGKAAEAMFIGASRHLNTQINSVLLITKHGHVTVSQPSYVQVVEAAHPVPDESSLAAGQILLNYLQTLPDHAPVLFLISGGTSSLVEVLDAGWSLPRLQQATQAMLANGAVISDINAMRRALSLIKGGKLWEYLGERPVTCLLMSDVPGDDPAVIGSGLLFPAPHDRFDWQIVASNRQMLEAMAATESADLPMQLMPDFIEGDAQVIAQWCVEHLRASAPGLYLWGAETTVQLPLNPGRGGRNQHLALAAALCLNPEDDIYLLVAGTDGSDGVTADTGALVDNGTISRGKFQNLDPWACLRAADAGTFLEASGDLIHTGPTGTNAMDVIIGLKLSCKTSTEQLTPA; encoded by the coding sequence ATGACCGATCACCGTACCCTGCTATTAGAAATGTATGCCGCTGGCTTAAGCGCCGTCAATGGCGAAATGGCTGTTTATCAAGCATTGCTTGCCAAGGGTAAACGCGAGGCTTGCCATGTCGTAGCGATTGGCAAAGCGGCGGAAGCCATGTTTATCGGGGCAAGTCGCCACTTAAATACACAGATCAACAGCGTCTTGCTGATCACCAAACACGGTCACGTCACTGTTTCACAGCCATCTTATGTGCAAGTTGTTGAAGCGGCGCATCCGGTGCCTGATGAGTCGTCATTAGCTGCGGGTCAAATTTTGCTGAATTACTTGCAAACCCTGCCTGACCATGCGCCGGTGCTATTTCTGATTTCGGGCGGCACATCCAGTTTGGTCGAAGTGTTGGATGCGGGCTGGAGTCTGCCGCGCTTGCAACAAGCGACCCAAGCGATGTTGGCAAACGGGGCGGTTATTAGCGACATTAATGCAATGCGGCGAGCACTGTCTTTAATTAAAGGCGGCAAATTATGGGAATATCTGGGGGAACGGCCGGTCACTTGTTTACTGATGTCTGATGTACCCGGCGATGATCCCGCAGTAATTGGTTCGGGATTATTGTTTCCCGCGCCGCATGATAGGTTTGATTGGCAAATTGTCGCCAGCAATCGCCAAATGCTGGAAGCAATGGCTGCTACTGAATCAGCCGATTTACCGATGCAGCTAATGCCTGATTTCATCGAAGGTGATGCGCAAGTGATCGCGCAATGGTGTGTGGAACACTTACGCGCAAGTGCTCCCGGTCTTTACCTGTGGGGGGCGGAAACCACGGTGCAATTGCCGTTGAATCCCGGTCGCGGCGGGCGGAATCAACATTTAGCATTGGCCGCCGCGCTGTGCCTAAACCCGGAAGATGACATTTACCTATTGGTTGCCGGTACGGATGGTTCGGACGGGGTGACAGCCGATACGGGGGCGCTGGTCGATAATGGCACTATCTCGCGTGGTAAATTCCAAAATCTTGACCCGTGGGCTTGTTTACGTGCCGCTGATGCCGGTACATTCCTTGAAGCCAGCGGCGACCTGATTCACACAGGGCCGACGGGTACAAATGCTATGGATGTCATTATCGGTTTAAAATTATCATGCAAAACCTCTACCGAGCAGCTCACGCCTGCTTAA
- a CDS encoding response regulator transcription factor, translating to MQHALIVEDVPETSEWLRDILTQTFGDIRTTQSMTCQQARDALQTQYFNLALLDLNLPDGSGIDLISCVRQRCPDAYIVITTIFDDEEHILKALRAGAHGYLLKDSPDARFIQKLRGILSGDPPLSPSISRRILRYFTEVNAEQHQSAVVSPPHTEASQLNQLSPREQEVLTLVAKGLSRNDVAKLLTLSNNTVARYIRDVYQKLNISSRAEAAVEACRMGLVNTDSH from the coding sequence ATGCAACATGCATTAATTGTCGAAGATGTGCCAGAAACTAGCGAATGGCTCCGTGATATTCTTACCCAAACGTTTGGAGACATACGCACCACGCAAAGCATGACCTGCCAGCAAGCGCGTGATGCCCTGCAAACCCAGTATTTCAATTTAGCTTTGCTGGATCTCAACTTGCCCGATGGCAGTGGTATCGACTTGATCAGTTGTGTGCGCCAACGCTGCCCCGATGCTTACATCGTAATCACCACCATTTTTGACGATGAAGAGCATATTCTCAAGGCATTACGGGCAGGTGCGCATGGCTATTTATTGAAAGATTCGCCCGATGCACGGTTTATTCAGAAATTGCGCGGCATTCTCAGCGGCGACCCGCCGTTATCACCGAGTATTTCACGGCGAATATTGCGCTATTTCACGGAAGTAAACGCCGAACAGCACCAATCTGCGGTGGTCAGTCCCCCGCACACCGAGGCAAGCCAGCTCAACCAACTCAGCCCAAGGGAACAGGAAGTGTTAACACTGGTGGCAAAAGGCTTGAGCCGCAACGACGTGGCGAAATTGTTAACACTTTCCAACAATACCGTGGCGCGTTACATCCGTGATGTGTACCAAAAACTAAACATTTCGAGCCGCGCCGAAGCAGCGGTGGAAGCTTGTCGCATGGGGTTGGTGAATACGGATTCGCACTAA